A genomic stretch from Carcharodon carcharias isolate sCarCar2 chromosome 27 unlocalized genomic scaffold, sCarCar2.pri SUPER_27_unloc_1, whole genome shotgun sequence includes:
- the LOC121273764 gene encoding zinc finger protein 271-like, which yields MEKPWRCGDCGKGFKYPSQLEAHRRSHTGERPFICSVCGKGFTHSSTLRRHQQIHTEKWPFACPECGNRFRQLSSLQSHQQFHTGEKMPFVCSVCAKGFAHSSNLLKHQLIHTGERPFSCSDCGKGFSNSSDLQKHKRVHTGERPFSCYECGKGFSNSFNLLRHQRVHTGARPFTCSECGKGFSQLSNLQTHERIHTRERPFTSECGKRLRNSSDLQKHKRVHTGERPFTCSECGKGFNHSSDLQRHMRVHTGERPFTCSECGKGFSQLSNLQIHQRIHTRERLFTCSECGKGFSDSSDLHKHKGVHTGERPFTCLQCGKGFVDSSNLLRHQRVHTGERPFTCLDCRKGFSHSSDLQKHMRVHTGERPFTCSECGKGFTQLSNLRTHQRIHTREKLFTCSECGKGFNDSSDLHKHKGVHTGERLFTCSDCGKGFSDSSDLQKHKGVHNGERLFTCFQCGKGFSDSSNMLRHERIHTGERPFTCSDCGKAFAQSSDLQKHRRVHTGERPFICSKCGKGFTQLPNLRTHERSSYQGEAIHLL from the coding sequence atggagaaaccatggagatgtggggactgtgggaagggattcaaataCCCATCTCAGCTGGAAgctcatcgacgcagtcacactggggagaggccattcatctgttctgtgtgtgggaagggattcactcattcatccaccctgcggaggcaccagcaaattcacactgAGAAGTGGCCATTTgcctgccctgagtgtgggaaCAGATTCAGACAGTTATCCAGCCTGCAGTCACACCAGCaatttcacactggggagaagatGCCATTCGTCTGCTCTGTCTGTGCAAAAGGATTTGCCcactcatccaacctgctgaaacaccagctaattcacactggggagaggccgttctcctgctctgattgtgggaagggattcagtaattCATCCGACCTGCAGAAACACAAGCgcgttcacaccggggagaggccgttctcctgctatgagtgtgggaagggattcagtaacTCATTCAACCTTCTGCGACACCAGCGAGTACACACTGGGgcgaggccattcacctgctctgagtgtggtaaGGGATTCAGTCAGTTATCCAACCTGCAGACTCATGAGCgaattcacaccagggagaggccgttcacctctgagtgtgggaagagattgcGTAATTCATCAGACCTGCAGAAAcacaagcgagttcacactggggagaggccatttacctgttctgaatgtgggaagggattcaatcatTCATCAGACCTGCAGAGACACATGcgtgttcacactggggagaggccattcacctgctctgagtgtgggaagggattcagtcagttaTCCAATCTGCAgatacaccagcgaattcacaccagggaaaggctgttcacctgctctgagtgtggaaagggattcagtgattcatcagACCTGCATAAACACAAgggagttcacactggggagaggccattcacctgcttgcaatgtgggaagggattcgttGATTCATCAAACCTATTGCGACACCAGcgcgttcacactggggagagaccgttcacctgcttggattgtaggaagggattcagtcattcATCCGACCTGCAGAAACACatgcgagttcacactggggagaggccgttcacatgctctgagtgtggaaagggattcactcagttatccaacctgcggacacaccagcgaattcacaccagggagaagctattcacctgctctgagtgtgggaagggtttcaaTGATTCATCAGACCTGCATAAGCACAAgggagttcacactggggagaggctgttcacctgctctgactgtgggaagggtttcagtGATTCATCAGATCTGCAAAAACACAAGGGAGTTCAcaatggggagaggctgttcacctgctttcagtgtgggaagggattcagtgattcatccaacATGCTGCGACATgaacgaattcacactggggagagaccgttcacctgctctgattgtggaaAGGCATTCGCTCAGTCATCCGACCTGCAGAAACACAGGCGGGTTCACACGggagagaggccgttcatctgctctaagtgtgggaaaggattcactcagttaccTAACCTGCGGACACACGAGCGAAGTTCAtaccagggagaggccattcacctgctctga